Proteins encoded together in one Pseudomonas sp. Seg1 window:
- a CDS encoding transporter substrate-binding domain-containing protein yields the protein MKKALLTLSALALCMAAGSALAKEYKELRFGVDPSYAPFESKAADGSLVGFDIDLGNAICAELKVKCKWVESDFDGMIPGLKANKFDGVISSMTVTPAREKVIDFSSELFSGPTAYVFKKGSGITADVASLKGKTVGYEQGTIQEAYAKAVLDKAGVKTQAYQNQDQVYSDLTSGRLDAGIQDMLQAELGFLKSPQGADYDVSKPVDNELLPAKTAVGIKKGNTELKALLDKGIKALHDDGKYAEIQKKHFGDLNLYSGK from the coding sequence ATGAAAAAAGCATTGCTGACCCTTTCTGCACTGGCGTTGTGCATGGCCGCCGGCTCCGCGCTGGCCAAGGAATACAAAGAGCTGCGCTTTGGCGTTGACCCTTCGTACGCACCGTTCGAGTCGAAAGCGGCCGACGGCAGCCTGGTGGGCTTCGACATCGATCTGGGCAACGCGATCTGCGCCGAACTGAAGGTCAAGTGCAAGTGGGTCGAAAGTGACTTCGACGGCATGATTCCGGGCCTCAAGGCCAACAAATTCGACGGTGTGATCTCGTCGATGACCGTGACCCCGGCCCGCGAAAAAGTCATCGACTTCTCCAGCGAGCTGTTCTCCGGCCCGACCGCTTACGTGTTCAAGAAAGGTTCCGGCATCACCGCCGACGTCGCGTCGCTGAAAGGCAAAACCGTCGGTTACGAGCAAGGCACCATCCAGGAAGCCTACGCCAAGGCCGTGCTGGACAAGGCTGGCGTGAAAACTCAGGCCTATCAGAACCAGGATCAGGTGTATTCCGACCTGACCTCCGGCCGTCTCGACGCGGGCATTCAGGACATGTTGCAAGCCGAATTGGGCTTTCTGAAGTCGCCACAGGGCGCCGACTATGACGTCAGCAAGCCGGTCGACAACGAATTGCTGCCAGCCAAAACCGCTGTCGGTATTAAGAAAGGTAACACTGAGCTGAAAGCGCTTTTAGATAAAGGTATCAAAGCGTTACACGATGACGGCAAATACGCCGAGATTCAAAAGAAACACTTTGGCGATCTGAATCTGTACAGCGGCAAATAA
- a CDS encoding ABC transporter permease: MFETLLQNLGLSAFSLKGFGPLLLEGTWMTIKLSALSLLVAVLLGLLGASAKLSKIKLVRLPAQLYTTLIRGVPDLVLMLLIFYSLQTWLTTLTDYMEWEYIEIDPFSAGVLTLGFIYGAYFTETFRGAILAVPRGQVEAATAYGLKRGQRFRFVVFPQMMRFALPGIGNNWMVMLKATALVSIIGLADLVKAAQDAGKSTYQLFYFLVLAALIYLLITSASNFILRWLERRYAAGAREAVR, from the coding sequence ATGTTCGAAACCCTCTTACAAAATCTGGGGCTCTCCGCCTTCAGCCTCAAGGGCTTTGGCCCGTTGCTGTTGGAAGGCACCTGGATGACCATCAAATTATCGGCGTTGTCGCTGCTGGTGGCCGTGTTGCTCGGTCTGCTCGGCGCCAGTGCCAAACTGTCAAAAATCAAACTGGTGCGCCTGCCTGCCCAGCTCTACACCACGCTGATTCGCGGGGTGCCGGACCTGGTGCTGATGCTGCTGATCTTCTACAGCCTGCAAACCTGGCTGACGACGCTCACCGACTACATGGAATGGGAATACATCGAGATCGACCCGTTCAGCGCCGGGGTGCTGACCCTGGGCTTCATTTATGGCGCGTATTTCACCGAGACTTTCCGCGGGGCCATCCTCGCCGTGCCGCGCGGTCAGGTCGAAGCGGCCACCGCCTATGGCCTCAAACGCGGCCAGCGCTTTCGTTTTGTGGTGTTCCCGCAAATGATGCGTTTCGCGTTGCCGGGCATCGGTAACAACTGGATGGTGATGCTCAAGGCCACCGCGCTGGTGTCGATCATCGGCCTCGCCGATCTGGTCAAAGCCGCGCAGGACGCCGGTAAAAGCACTTATCAACTGTTCTATTTCCTGGTCCTCGCCGCGTTGATTTATCTGCTGATCACCAGTGCCTCGAACTTTATCCTGCGCTGGCTCGAACGCCGCTACGCTGCCGGTGCCCGGGAGGCCGTACGATGA
- a CDS encoding cold-shock protein, whose protein sequence is MSNRQTGTVKWFNDEKGFGFITPQSGDDLFVHFKAIQSDGFKSLKEGQQVSFIATRGQKGMQAEEVQVI, encoded by the coding sequence ATGTCTAATCGCCAAACCGGTACCGTTAAGTGGTTCAACGATGAAAAAGGCTTCGGCTTCATCACCCCACAATCCGGTGACGATCTGTTCGTTCACTTCAAAGCTATCCAATCCGACGGCTTCAAAAGCCTGAAAGAAGGCCAACAGGTTTCTTTCATCGCTACCCGCGGTCAGAAAGGCATGCAAGCTGAAGAAGTACAAGTTATCTAA
- a CDS encoding ligase-associated DNA damage response DEXH box helicase — protein sequence MAKSSDLAKTWFSARGWKPFAFQKQVWAAVKNGESGMLHASTGAGKTYAVWFAALNRFARTAPIVETSRKRKPVAEPLTVLWITPMRALAADTARALQTPVTDLEIPWSIGLRTGDTSSSERARQSRRLPTTLITTPESLTLLLARADAQTALATLRMIVVDEWHELLGNKRGVQLQLALARLRHWQPELIVWGVSATLGNQSHAEQVLIPQGGGVSVQGQNEKALAIDTLLPPTLERFPWAGHIGLKMLPQVVAELDVCASSLVFTNTRAQSEIWYQALLEARPDWAGLIALHHSSLSRDTRDWVEQALKDGLLKAVVCTSSLDLGVDFLPVERVLQIGSAKGVARLMQRAGRSGHAPGRTSRVTLVPTHSLEVIEAVAARDAVEQRRIEPRLSPQKPLDVLVQHLVSMALGGGFLPDELYEEVRGAWAYRALTPADWAWALAFVRHGGMSLTAYPDYRRVEPDEHGVWRVPDARLARRHRMSIGTIVSDASIQLKFWSKGGGGKQLGSVEEGFIARLKPGDGFLFAGRLLELVRVENMTAYVKRSTAKKAAVPRWNGGRMPLSNELAQAVVTRFTAAAQGEFVGPEMQALRPLLDTQARWSGLPTTNDLLVEVLKSREGWHLFLYPFAGRQVHLGLASLLAWRVSQRQPVTFSIAVNDYGLELLSATPVDWSQQLDAELFGTDHLLRDVLASLNAGELALRRFREIARIAGLVFSGYPGAPKSTRQVQASSGLFFEVFKQYDADNLLLAQAGEEVLREELDIRRLEQTLEHINRMNLQVHQIKRPTPLGFPLLVERMRESMSSEKLADRIRRMVGELEKSADKGSSA from the coding sequence ATGGCGAAATCCTCCGACCTCGCAAAAACCTGGTTCAGCGCTCGCGGCTGGAAGCCGTTCGCCTTTCAGAAACAGGTGTGGGCTGCGGTAAAAAACGGTGAATCCGGAATGCTGCACGCCAGCACCGGCGCCGGTAAAACCTATGCAGTATGGTTTGCCGCACTCAACCGCTTCGCCCGAACAGCTCCCATCGTTGAAACTTCACGTAAACGCAAACCGGTTGCCGAACCACTGACCGTGCTGTGGATCACCCCGATGCGCGCCCTCGCTGCCGACACCGCCCGCGCGCTGCAAACTCCCGTGACGGACCTGGAAATCCCGTGGAGTATCGGCCTGCGCACCGGTGACACCAGCAGCAGCGAGCGCGCCCGGCAGAGCCGACGCCTGCCGACCACGCTGATCACTACACCCGAAAGCCTGACCCTGCTGCTCGCCCGCGCCGACGCGCAAACAGCGCTGGCGACACTGCGCATGATCGTCGTCGATGAATGGCACGAACTGCTCGGCAATAAACGCGGCGTGCAGCTGCAACTGGCCCTCGCCCGCCTTCGTCACTGGCAGCCCGAATTGATTGTCTGGGGCGTGTCCGCCACGCTCGGTAATCAATCCCACGCCGAACAGGTGCTGATCCCACAAGGCGGTGGTGTCAGCGTCCAGGGTCAGAACGAAAAAGCGCTGGCGATCGACACCCTGCTCCCACCCACCCTCGAACGTTTTCCGTGGGCCGGACACATCGGTTTGAAGATGCTGCCGCAAGTGGTCGCCGAACTCGATGTCTGCGCCAGCAGCCTGGTGTTCACCAACACCCGTGCACAATCGGAAATCTGGTATCAGGCGCTGCTTGAGGCGCGACCGGACTGGGCCGGGCTGATCGCGTTGCATCACAGTTCGCTGTCACGCGATACCCGCGACTGGGTTGAGCAGGCCTTGAAGGACGGGCTTTTGAAAGCAGTGGTCTGCACCTCCAGCCTGGATCTGGGGGTGGATTTCCTGCCCGTGGAGCGTGTGCTGCAAATCGGTTCAGCCAAGGGCGTCGCGCGTTTGATGCAACGCGCCGGGCGCTCCGGCCATGCCCCAGGCCGTACCTCGCGGGTGACGCTGGTGCCGACCCACAGCCTTGAAGTGATCGAAGCCGTCGCCGCCCGTGATGCCGTGGAGCAGCGACGCATCGAACCGCGACTGTCGCCGCAAAAACCGCTGGATGTGCTGGTGCAGCATTTGGTCAGCATGGCGCTGGGCGGCGGATTTTTACCCGATGAGTTGTACGAAGAAGTCCGTGGCGCCTGGGCCTATCGTGCCCTGACACCTGCCGATTGGGCGTGGGCGCTGGCTTTCGTACGCCATGGCGGCATGTCTCTGACGGCTTATCCGGATTACCGTCGAGTCGAGCCCGATGAACACGGTGTCTGGCGCGTGCCGGATGCGCGGCTGGCACGCCGGCATCGCATGAGTATCGGCACCATCGTCAGCGACGCGAGCATTCAGCTCAAATTCTGGAGCAAGGGTGGCGGCGGCAAGCAGTTGGGCAGCGTCGAGGAAGGCTTTATTGCACGGCTCAAACCGGGTGACGGCTTTCTGTTTGCCGGGCGTTTGTTGGAACTGGTACGAGTGGAAAACATGACCGCCTACGTCAAACGCAGCACGGCGAAGAAAGCCGCCGTGCCGCGCTGGAATGGCGGCCGTATGCCGCTCTCCAATGAACTGGCGCAAGCGGTGGTGACGCGCTTCACCGCTGCCGCACAGGGTGAGTTTGTCGGGCCGGAAATGCAGGCGTTACGGCCTCTGCTGGACACCCAGGCGCGCTGGTCCGGTTTGCCCACAACCAACGATTTACTGGTCGAGGTGCTGAAATCCCGCGAGGGCTGGCACCTTTTCCTCTATCCGTTTGCCGGACGGCAGGTGCATCTGGGGCTCGCCAGCCTGTTGGCGTGGCGGGTCAGTCAGCGTCAACCGGTGACGTTCTCGATTGCGGTGAACGATTACGGTCTGGAGTTGCTCAGTGCCACGCCAGTGGATTGGTCGCAACAACTCGATGCCGAGCTGTTCGGCACCGATCACTTATTGCGCGATGTTCTCGCCAGCCTGAACGCGGGCGAACTGGCCTTGCGGCGCTTTCGCGAAATCGCCCGAATCGCTGGACTGGTGTTTTCCGGTTACCCCGGCGCGCCGAAAAGCACCCGGCAAGTGCAGGCCTCCAGCGGCTTGTTCTTCGAAGTGTTCAAGCAATACGACGCCGATAACCTGCTGCTGGCTCAGGCCGGGGAAGAGGTCCTACGGGAAGAACTGGATATTCGCAGGCTGGAACAGACGCTGGAGCACATCAATCGGATGAATCTGCAAGTGCATCAGATCAAACGCCCTACACCGCTGGGGTTTCCACTGTTGGTGGAACGCATGCGCGAGAGCATGAGCTCGGAAAAACTGGCTGACCGGATCAGACGGATGGTTGGTGAACTGGAAAAGTCCGCTGACAAGGGTAGCTCTGCATGA
- a CDS encoding succinylglutamate desuccinylase/aspartoacylase family protein has product MRHQIHDLLAPLPGTARQIHSFHFGPAQAKGKVYIQSSLHADELPGMLVAWHLKQRLAELEAAGRLRSEIVLVPVANPVGLEQVLMDVPLGRYELESGQNFNRWFVDLSEEIGNAIEGKLGDDPQHNLELIRASLRNALARQTASTQLQSQRLTLQRLACDADMVLDLHCDFESVVHLYTTPEAWPQVEPLARYIEAQASLLATDSGGQSFDECFTLLWWQLRERFGEHFEIPLGSFSVTVELRGQGDVNHPLASRDCQALIDYLIQSDAIVGETKPQPSLPYPATPLAGVEPVTTPVGGLLVYTATAGQYLEAGQQIAEIIDPIHDRVTPIHCTSAGVMYARSLRRMATAGMVIAHVAGAEAYRSGYLLSP; this is encoded by the coding sequence ATGCGACACCAGATCCATGACCTGTTGGCCCCGCTGCCGGGGACCGCACGACAGATCCACAGCTTCCACTTCGGCCCGGCGCAGGCCAAGGGCAAGGTCTACATCCAGTCTTCGCTGCACGCCGATGAATTGCCCGGCATGCTCGTCGCCTGGCACCTCAAGCAGCGTCTGGCGGAGCTGGAAGCTGCCGGGCGCCTGCGCAGCGAAATCGTGCTGGTGCCGGTGGCCAATCCGGTCGGCCTCGAACAAGTGCTGATGGACGTGCCGCTCGGCCGTTACGAACTGGAGAGCGGGCAGAACTTCAACCGCTGGTTCGTCGACCTCAGCGAAGAGATCGGCAACGCCATCGAAGGCAAGCTGGGCGACGATCCGCAGCACAACCTCGAACTGATCCGCGCCAGCCTGCGCAACGCCCTCGCCCGCCAGACCGCCAGTACGCAACTGCAATCCCAGCGCCTGACCCTGCAACGGCTGGCCTGCGATGCGGACATGGTGCTGGACCTGCATTGCGATTTCGAATCGGTGGTTCACCTCTACACCACGCCCGAAGCGTGGCCGCAGGTCGAGCCACTGGCGCGCTACATCGAAGCCCAGGCGAGCCTGCTGGCCACTGATTCCGGCGGCCAGTCGTTCGACGAATGCTTCACGCTGCTGTGGTGGCAATTGAGGGAACGTTTTGGCGAACACTTCGAGATTCCGCTGGGCAGTTTCTCGGTGACCGTCGAGTTGCGCGGTCAGGGTGACGTCAATCATCCGCTGGCCAGCCGCGACTGCCAGGCGCTGATCGACTATCTGATCCAGTCCGATGCGATCGTCGGCGAGACCAAACCGCAGCCGTCGCTGCCCTACCCCGCCACGCCGCTGGCGGGTGTGGAGCCGGTGACCACCCCGGTCGGCGGCCTGCTGGTGTACACCGCCACGGCGGGGCAATACCTCGAAGCCGGGCAGCAGATCGCCGAAATCATCGACCCGATCCACGACCGGGTCACCCCCATTCATTGCACCAGCGCCGGCGTGATGTACGCCCGTTCGCTGCGACGCATGGCCACTGCCGGCATGGTCATCGCCCACGTCGCGGGCGCTGAAGCCTATCGCAGCGGCTACCTACTTTCGCCTTGA
- the dcd gene encoding dCTP deaminase → MSIKSDKWIRRMAQEHGMIEPFVERQVRGSDDSRVISYGVSSYGYDVRCTNHFKVFTNINSAIVDPKNFDAGSFVDIHSDVCIIPPNSFALASTVEYFRIPRNVLTICLGKSTYARCGIIVNVTPLEPEWEGHVTLEFSNTTNLPAKIYANEGVAQMLFLESDEECEVSYKDRGGKYQGQRGVTLPRT, encoded by the coding sequence ATGAGCATCAAATCGGACAAGTGGATTCGCCGCATGGCGCAGGAACACGGCATGATCGAACCGTTCGTCGAGCGCCAGGTGCGCGGCAGCGATGACAGCCGAGTGATCTCCTACGGTGTGTCGAGCTACGGCTACGACGTGCGTTGCACCAACCACTTCAAGGTGTTCACCAACATCAACTCCGCCATCGTCGATCCGAAAAACTTCGATGCTGGCAGCTTCGTCGACATCCACAGCGACGTCTGCATCATTCCGCCGAACTCCTTCGCCTTGGCCAGCACCGTCGAATATTTCCGTATTCCACGCAACGTACTGACCATTTGCCTGGGTAAAAGCACCTACGCTCGCTGCGGCATTATCGTTAACGTGACGCCGCTTGAGCCTGAGTGGGAAGGTCACGTGACCCTGGAGTTCTCCAACACCACCAACCTGCCGGCGAAAATCTACGCCAATGAAGGCGTGGCGCAGATGCTTTTCCTTGAATCCGACGAGGAATGTGAAGTTTCCTACAAGGATCGTGGCGGCAAGTATCAGGGCCAGCGTGGCGTGACTCTGCCGCGTACCTGA
- a CDS encoding ABC transporter permease, whose protein sequence is MIELLQEYWRAFLYTDGQNITGLAMTMWLLSASIFIGFLVSIPLSIARVSSHFYVRWPVQFYTYLFRGTPLYIQLLICYTGIYSLAAVRAQPILDSFFRDAMNCTILAFALNTCAYTTEIFAGAIRSMNHGEVEAAKAYGLTGWKLYAYVIMPSALRRSLPYYSNEVILMLHSTTVAFTATIPDILKVARDANSATFLTFQSFGIAALIYLTITFALVGLFRLAERRWLAFLGPTH, encoded by the coding sequence ATGATCGAACTTCTGCAGGAATACTGGCGAGCCTTCCTTTATACCGACGGCCAGAACATCACTGGTCTGGCGATGACGATGTGGCTGCTCAGCGCCTCGATCTTCATCGGGTTCCTGGTGTCGATTCCGCTGTCGATCGCCCGGGTTTCCAGCCACTTCTACGTGCGCTGGCCGGTGCAGTTCTACACCTACCTGTTCCGGGGCACGCCGCTGTATATCCAGCTGCTGATCTGCTACACCGGGATTTACAGCCTCGCGGCCGTACGTGCGCAGCCGATTCTCGACAGTTTCTTTCGCGATGCGATGAACTGCACGATCCTCGCTTTCGCCCTGAACACCTGCGCGTACACCACTGAGATTTTTGCCGGGGCGATCCGCAGCATGAACCACGGCGAAGTCGAAGCGGCCAAGGCTTATGGTCTGACAGGCTGGAAGCTGTATGCCTACGTGATCATGCCGTCAGCCTTACGCCGTTCGTTGCCGTATTACAGCAACGAAGTGATCCTGATGCTGCACTCGACCACCGTGGCCTTCACCGCGACCATCCCCGACATTCTGAAAGTCGCCCGGGACGCCAACTCGGCGACCTTCCTGACCTTTCAGTCATTCGGCATCGCCGCGCTGATCTATCTGACCATTACCTTTGCGCTGGTCGGCCTGTTCCGCCTCGCCGAACGCCGATGGCTGGCCTTCCTCGGGCCGACACACTAG
- the pdeM gene encoding ligase-associated DNA damage response endonuclease PdeM, whose amino-acid sequence MNAPYPVRLAGEELWLLPEKALYWPAQQALLIADVHFGKAAAYRSLGQPVPQGTTASNIAVIDRLLAKLPCRQLIFLGDFLHGPGSHAVGTLSALAEWRSRHVDLAMTLIRGNHDKRAGDPPVSLNIRVVPEPLLLGPFSLQHEPDPHPERHVLAGHVHPVYRLHGKGRQSLRLACFRLAERISLMPAFGAFTGGYPVERDDSCRIFVIGDNEIWPVS is encoded by the coding sequence ATGAACGCGCCCTATCCTGTGCGCCTGGCCGGAGAGGAGTTGTGGCTGCTGCCGGAAAAAGCCTTGTATTGGCCGGCGCAGCAAGCCTTGCTGATCGCCGACGTGCATTTCGGCAAAGCGGCCGCCTATCGCAGCCTTGGCCAGCCCGTCCCCCAAGGCACAACGGCGAGCAATATCGCGGTGATTGATCGACTGCTGGCGAAACTGCCCTGCCGGCAGCTGATATTTCTCGGTGACTTTCTGCATGGCCCCGGCTCCCACGCGGTGGGCACGCTGAGCGCACTGGCCGAATGGCGCTCGCGTCACGTTGATCTGGCGATGACGCTGATTCGCGGCAATCACGACAAACGTGCGGGTGATCCGCCGGTGTCGCTGAACATTCGCGTAGTGCCAGAACCGCTATTGCTCGGCCCATTTTCGTTACAACACGAACCCGATCCGCACCCGGAGCGGCATGTATTGGCTGGCCATGTGCATCCGGTTTATCGGCTGCATGGCAAGGGACGGCAGAGCTTGCGGCTGGCGTGTTTCAGATTGGCCGAGCGCATCAGCCTGATGCCCGCGTTTGGCGCGTTTACCGGTGGTTATCCGGTTGAGCGTGATGATAGCTGCAGGATTTTTGTCATCGGCGACAACGAAATATGGCCAGTCAGTTGA
- a CDS encoding DUF481 domain-containing protein, translating into MLSRSLLCLAVFSASTPLLADTVWLKNGDKLSGTITVFDGGKLLIQTKYAGAVTIDWKEVKTLDSDQHLLVKQDAYSGEVSKSLTAAEDGKVTLANGEAPKTVELASIQQILKPKPVVEDLVWKGNVDLALDYQRAEKDTDDYDIGFKTSARHGRWRHTAEGEYNREVQDDVTTTDNWRAEYALDRFLTDQWFWQGRLNYKRDHIEELARQRVVGTGPGYQFWDDELGAFSLGSLFNRTDYEYRDGSKDNFYSVAMKWDYNRYLIGKKVEFFTNGEIGKPLSDVANYALDAEMGLRYKVTDWASLNLKAERDIISGTNDADLNKTRYTAGFGVAW; encoded by the coding sequence ATGTTGTCCAGATCCTTGCTGTGCCTTGCTGTTTTCAGTGCGTCCACGCCCTTGCTTGCCGACACCGTGTGGTTGAAGAACGGTGACAAGTTGAGCGGCACCATCACCGTGTTCGATGGCGGCAAGCTGTTGATCCAGACCAAATATGCCGGTGCGGTCACCATTGACTGGAAAGAGGTCAAGACGCTGGACAGCGATCAGCACTTGCTGGTCAAGCAGGATGCCTACAGCGGTGAAGTCTCCAAGTCGCTGACGGCGGCCGAAGATGGCAAGGTCACCCTCGCCAACGGTGAAGCGCCGAAAACCGTGGAGCTGGCCAGTATTCAGCAAATCCTCAAGCCGAAACCGGTGGTCGAGGATCTGGTGTGGAAGGGTAATGTCGATCTGGCGCTGGATTATCAGCGTGCGGAAAAAGACACCGACGACTACGACATTGGCTTCAAGACCTCGGCGCGTCATGGCCGTTGGCGTCACACCGCCGAGGGCGAATACAACCGTGAAGTGCAGGACGACGTAACCACCACGGACAACTGGCGCGCCGAGTACGCACTCGACCGCTTCCTCACTGATCAATGGTTCTGGCAGGGCCGTCTGAACTACAAGCGTGATCACATCGAAGAGCTGGCGCGTCAGCGCGTGGTCGGTACCGGTCCCGGCTACCAGTTCTGGGATGATGAGCTGGGCGCATTCTCGCTGGGCTCGTTGTTCAACCGCACCGATTACGAGTATCGCGATGGCAGCAAGGACAACTTCTATTCCGTCGCCATGAAGTGGGATTACAACCGTTACCTGATCGGCAAGAAAGTCGAGTTCTTCACCAATGGTGAAATCGGCAAGCCGCTATCCGACGTGGCCAATTACGCGCTGGATGCGGAAATGGGGCTGCGTTACAAGGTGACCGATTGGGCCTCGCTCAACCTCAAGGCCGAGCGCGACATCATCAGTGGCACCAATGATGCGGATTTGAACAAGACCCGCTACACCGCAGGATTTGGCGTGGCCTGGTAA
- a CDS encoding ATP-binding cassette domain-containing protein: protein MYKLTVEGLHKSYGDHQVLKGVSLKAKTGDVISLIGASGSGKSTFLRCINFLEQPNDGAMSLDGQKIRMVTDRHGMHVADADELQRLRTRLAMVFQHFNLWSHMTVLENITMAPRRVLGCSKQEAEDRARRYLDKVGLPARVADQYPAFLSGGQQQRVAIARALAMEPEVMLFDEPTSALDPELVGEVLKVIQGLAEEGRTMIMVTHEMSFARKVSSQVLFLHQGLVEEEGAPEDVLGNPKSERLKQFLSGNLK, encoded by the coding sequence ATGTACAAACTGACCGTTGAAGGCCTGCACAAAAGCTATGGCGACCATCAGGTGCTCAAAGGCGTTTCGCTCAAGGCCAAGACCGGCGACGTGATCAGCCTGATCGGCGCCAGCGGCTCGGGCAAAAGCACCTTTTTACGCTGCATCAACTTTCTCGAACAACCCAACGACGGTGCGATGAGCCTTGATGGCCAGAAGATCCGCATGGTCACCGACCGCCACGGCATGCACGTCGCCGACGCCGATGAACTGCAACGTCTGCGCACGCGGCTGGCGATGGTGTTCCAGCACTTCAACCTGTGGAGCCACATGACCGTGCTGGAAAACATCACCATGGCCCCGCGCCGGGTGCTCGGTTGCAGCAAGCAGGAGGCCGAAGACCGCGCCCGCCGTTACCTCGACAAGGTCGGCCTGCCGGCGCGGGTGGCCGATCAATACCCGGCGTTTTTGTCCGGCGGCCAGCAACAGCGCGTGGCGATTGCCCGGGCGTTGGCGATGGAGCCGGAGGTGATGCTGTTCGATGAGCCGACCTCGGCGCTCGATCCGGAACTGGTCGGGGAAGTGTTGAAGGTGATTCAGGGTTTGGCCGAGGAAGGCCGGACCATGATCATGGTGACCCACGAGATGAGCTTCGCCCGTAAAGTTTCGAGCCAGGTTCTATTCCTGCATCAAGGTCTGGTCGAGGAAGAAGGTGCGCCCGAAGATGTCCTCGGCAACCCGAAAAGCGAACGCCTCAAGCAATTTCTCAGCGGCAACCTGAAGTAA
- a CDS encoding MGMT family protein, with amino-acid sequence MTDPIHEVDSEAQIRRTALYSTLAQVPEGKVVSYGQLAALAGLGRAARWVGRTLSQLPGDTKLPWHRVLGAGGRISLPVGSPSGDEQRARLRMEGITVLNNRVDIQRHGWRPVEHSG; translated from the coding sequence GTGACAGACCCGATCCACGAAGTCGACAGCGAAGCGCAAATCCGACGCACGGCGCTCTACTCGACCCTGGCACAAGTGCCCGAAGGCAAAGTCGTCAGCTATGGTCAATTGGCTGCTCTTGCCGGGCTGGGGCGCGCCGCCCGCTGGGTCGGTCGCACCTTGAGCCAGTTACCCGGCGACACCAAGCTGCCCTGGCACCGTGTGCTGGGCGCCGGTGGTCGGATCAGCCTGCCAGTGGGCAGTCCATCCGGGGATGAACAACGGGCGCGATTACGCATGGAAGGCATCACCGTCCTGAACAATCGTGTGGATATTCAGCGCCATGGCTGGCGTCCGGTAGAGCACAGCGGTTAG